From Girardinichthys multiradiatus isolate DD_20200921_A chromosome 13, DD_fGirMul_XY1, whole genome shotgun sequence:
TGGATTTTGTTTGAATAAATGTTTACTGCAACATGCAGGGTTTTACTGTATTTGTAGATTTCCAGTGATGCAGACATGGACAGCTCTGTAACTTTCAGCTTCTTAGaagtaacctttttattttataacaaaaGGAAATGTTTTACACAAAAGGTTcagctgtttaaaatattttcattgttaCAAACCAGAGTTAGCACATTTCCcatttctaaagaaattcagctgcagctttgaaacagattcttatattttaaaatgtacttaaaaTGTTACTGTGGCCTTCAGAGGAAAATGCCCCTTCATCTTTGGGTCTGCGCCCACATAAATTCCACCTGAGCAGCTCTGCACCCCCTGTGCCACACCATCACATCTCTGTACTTACAAACACAGCATGGCTTATTGAAGACCTAATAATCCTTTCTCTAACAGGGCAGGTTGTGTTATAATAGCACTGAGGAGATGCCCTCCTCATGTTGCCAGTCTCTTCTTTGTGTTCACACTAAACCAGCCGCTATAGTGCTACGATAACACAGAGAGCCTTGTGTCTACCATAGCATCAGCAGACATGCTTCCTCTACCTTTCACACAGCCGTTTTTTTCAGCTCTTACCACTGCTGCTCCTGCTGGATCAGACGGGAAATGTGGTCGTATCCCCATTAAGGCCCTGTGCCATTTGACAGCCAGTTATAACAAAGATGCAACAGTTCCAACTTAAACAGGTTGTGTAAAGGGGGCTTAAGGTCAGGATTTGTGTATTTAGCATTTGTTAGCAGTCATCAGGCAGAAAAAGGGAGTAAGATTTTGGTAGATCACTCAGGGCATTTTTTAGAGTTGGTTCATTAAAGGTGTTTAAACTGAGTCAAACAGTTAAGGTATTCTATAATCTGGAGAAAGGAAGGTCTTCTGTGTTTAAGGTAACCCAAAGGGGGAAAGGTATTCTCAACAACAGATAGAGCCGTAATTCCTAAAGGCCTCCTGCTTTCAAAACCTCAGGCTAAATGTtcataattataatattaaGCTAAGGCTGTAGAATATGTACAATGttacagaaaacacacacacccctAAAGAAAGAACACGGACTATAGTATTGGACTAAAAATTGGGTATGAGGCATAATACTTTTTAAGGCcttacattttctttccattaaCATGCTTCCCTACTGAATTATTACATCAATTCCTCTCCCAGCAAGGATGAATGAAATGGTTAAGATAAAAAGCCCCTTCGCTCACATGGTATGTGACATTATAACACCCCAGTTTTATATTATCACAGTATTTAcattaaaaacctgaaaacaaaaatgactaaCATGATCTAACGGCTTTTACTAAATACAGAACAACACTAATACTCCTTGTCCTCTAAATAATCCGACATTGAAAATTGCTTGTAATAATATGATGTATAACATTAACTGTATTTAGATTTGAATTTTAAACACTTATTTACATAAAGCTTCCAAAATTTGATAGTgtttttcaagtgtttattgtGCAAAATGTTTAGATGTATTTTTGCTGTTCTGCTCTTTCTAACACAACTGTAACACACTGTTATctgctggttaattagtcaggctgtGTACTAAAGCAGAATgtgcagtcagctgcttaacagacatgcaGCTCATAGCTTTCCAACTGTAGGTTTAAAACAGTGTTTGCTTAATATGAGTGATGGGTGGCACTTCTTTAGTTTTCACACAAAGACTGCATTTTGGGACTGGAAATGTTTTCAAAcagatacatttttctttctgggAATGTAGTGGCCCCTTTCAGCCAGCTAACTGGCAGTGTGTAGCAACATGTGGTGGAGGGGCAGATTCATGCAACTGGAAACGATACTGGTCACTTTGGTACTTTCTCTTGTTTATGATTAAAGGGACTTCTGTAGGAACGGTATAATGTAAAGTTTTGATACCATAACGTTTTAAGACCTTGCAGTACTTCACACTAATAACTGCCCTTTGCCTGGTCTCTAATTTCATTGTTCATTTTAAGAAATCTCATTGTAaaatttttaaagttaaaacttACAAAACTATAGTTACTTAATTCTTTTTGCCAATGTCATGAAGAGTCAATGCACACTATGCCAACCTGGCTGATTATGCAGTAGCTATTTTGTAATATTAACTAGAATTTATGAGGTGCTTTGTTCAGAAGTACGGTGTTGCATCATTTTAGCTACCTGCTGTCCCATAAGAAAGGGCTGCGTGTGGAACAGGAATCATTTTCAATGACCTTGTCTACTCTTTAATCCCATTTACCACACTATAGGAATACCCACTTATCCATGACCAGGTGAAGTCATTACAATCTATTTCCCAACCAATACGGCAATACAACATGCCTAATAATGTTTTAATGCTCCCATAGATTTCTGTCAGAAGTTGAATCGGTACCAAAGGTATCTTGATCAAGTTATTGATTTGGTGTTGGAACAGCCCTTTGTGGCAGAGTTCAGCAACATCTGATTGTTTCCATTATCCAAACCAGACTTTTAACCACTTCGTTCACTTTGATTCTTACGGTATGATAAGTAAAAACAGCAGTTTACAGCATCATGGTGTtggcaaatatatttaaaactaaaacatataaCTACATGAtttgtttgctttcatttttaaaaagactaACACTTGTTTGTACTACtactaaaatgaaaaaagcataAGATATGATTACTATAGTTACTATAATATTGTTACGTATAacaagtttattatttaaataaaaaaaacagacttaaGACAAAATTTTGAATGAACCCGTAGTAAATTTAGAAGCTGTTTTTAAGTaaactgtaatattttgtggAATATTTCTTTTCACCATTGCGCTCTTTCTAGAGTGTATATATACACTTTAACAAGCCGATATTAGAGATGGGTGGGTAGTGCTCCTTTAGTTTTAGTTTCAGTGCCCATGCCTACTGTCCAATCTTCATTGATGAGGCTTCTGACTGGGTCTCTTTGAGAAAACAATTATTCTCACCTAATGTTAATCATCTATTTCTTATATTCTATCATTCTGCTTCTTTCCAGTTTGCTGCAGTGTTTCCCAGCTGCATTAATACCAGTGTTTAACAAGGAACTTTAACACTTTTAACAGCCAGGAGGAGGACAGCTCGGTGTTAGAAGGTTGCCGGCTGAGCTGAACAACATCTGAATCCTGCATAACACTGAAAACAGGTTGCTAGTTTTAACAGCTTGTGTGATGCTCATCTTTGGTGCCAAACTGACCGATCTTCTCTTCAGTGAATCGACATAGATTCATGGCCTTGAGACGGCAATTGCTTTCTTATAGGGCGTTTTGGTAGAACTTAACATATTTTATGTGTCCGGGTTTTTCTTCTGGAAATGAGTAGAAGAGAAGTTTGCTGACCTAGGAAGTTGTAACATTTAAGTGGTGCTTTAAAACATAGCTGAAAACATGGAGCTGCTTCTGGCTTTCTCTCTGTGCTTTGTTTCTGTGAAACACACACCAGCTCACTCTTCTCCTCAgtctgctcttcagctgaggaaataaaataagctGCATATCTGTCACAAAGCCCAACTCAAGGCTTTGTCCTCACTATCTATAAAATGTAACTCTAGTCTCACAGATGCAAATTGATGTTTCAGATCTTTTGGCCTCTTTGGAAAGGGAGGGgactaaaagaaacaaagagcCAGTCAGGCTATTGTGTTGAACCTTTGTTTTGTGTCAGTTGATGTTAAGTGAGAGGCTGGTCCGTGCAGCTCAGGTTCTACCACCCTCCACCCTGTTTAAGCCTTTATACTTGGACTCAACTGAAAGCTGATCTGGTTCCACAAAGCAACAGGATTGctgcttttttctccctttaacGATGAGCTAAAGatcccaaaaaatgtatttacaattatttaaaagttaACAAATTTACATCATAGTATTATTAAACCTATAAaggtttaattattaaaaaaatatataaaaatgtctAATATTGGCACACTGTTGCACAAGAAGTGTGAGGGCCAaactttgcttttgttttccttcttcaCAAACATAATCTGCTCATTGCTGCCCCCTAGAGGGCAGAGCTGCTGGAGCCAGTTGATTGTGGTGCATTTCTCTGCAGttagttttactttaaaaaaaatttattaaattgaAAACTGTTTACATGTTTAACAACTTATTGCCGAATTCCCCCAGTGCAGCACAGATGGACTTTTAAATATGAGCTACAGAGTGTTTGCTGTAATTTATATGAAGCTGAGCTCCTTTTATATTGCTTCTCTTTATTTTGCATTGGAATATTAGCAGCTGCATGTTTGGATTTTCATTGAGGCTTTTCTATTTATATTCAATGTCTAGGCTTAAATACTGTCCTTTAAATTAACTGAGTAAGTAATAATACGTGCTCCAGGAAGGCATAAATAAACATTGATACTGCATTGACtcagtaaaatatttgttttcaatcCTAAAGATGGTTGGTTTATGgaatgaaaatatgtctttttaGGTTATCGTCCAAATTTCTATTAATTGAGGTCAGGGTAAGCTAGGCGAAACCTGTCAAACCTGCAAGACGCGTATCAAATAAAATGTGAGTTAAGTTTAGCAAATTCTTTTGAATATATGTggatcttaaaataaaataaaacagtcttGTAAAGACAACACTAATGGCAAAGTGTTTGGTTTATAGCATAAACctcttttgtttgtattttgtttgaaCTAATTTTCAAAGTCGTACTTCAAACTGTCTGTTTAGAGGACAGTGTGGAGCAAACTTTCtgtctattttttttcttctttgttgctCCAAAATAGAGCTTCAGCCAATTTATTTAACGAAGTTAAAGattgataaaaaacaaataagaattTGGGTGTCAGTTGGCCTTCACATCGCCTTCCATGCTTGAAGCTAACTagctgaatatttcatttatattttcaatTTTTCCTTCTCtcattttgtctttctcttcccAGGTGGAGAAGATCCGTCAAGTGAAGGCCAAGTCTCTGTACCTGCAGGTGGAGAAACTCCACCAGAGTCTAACCAAACTGGATAGTACCATTGCTGCTGTAAGCCAGATACTCGATGAGGGCCACCACCTGGATGTGCTACTGGCCAGGGAGAGAATGCTGACCCAGATCCATGAACTGAAGAGTCTCAGGAGCCTGCTGCAGCCACAAGAGGACGACCGCTTCATGTTCACTCCTCCAGACCAGGTTTGCACTGACACTAGATCTCTGATAGCAATCATAAACTAATGGCTTCAGTTATTTTAGTTGTACACACAGCACTGTGTCTTTGCTCttcatatatacatttttttcaaacaggCTCTGCACATAGCCATCCAGTCTATGGGCCTGATCAGCAGCGGCGCCTTCGCCCCTGTCACCAAAGCCCACGGTGAAGGTCTGAAAAATGTACTGCGTGGGAAGCCTGCGTCCTTTACCGTTATTGGATACGATCACGATGGAGAGCCACGTTTGTCTGGCGGGGATCCCATCTCAGCAATGGTGATGTCTGTTGCAGATGGCTCTCTGTCTGCAGTGGAGGTGACGGACCACCAGAACGGCTCATACACCGTCAGTTACCTTCCGAAAACTGAGGGGGAGCACCTGGTGTCTGTGTTGGTGTGTAACCAACACATCCAGGGCAGCCCCTTCAAGGTGACAGTCAAGTCAGGACGGAGCTATGGGTCCCTCGGATCCCAGGTGTCCTCCTTCGGATGTGAGGGGGAGGGGGACGGCCAGCTGTGTCGTCCCTGGGGCATCAGCGTGGACAAGGAGGGATATGTTGTGGTGGCTGATCGCAGCAACAACCGCATACAGGTAGAGCTGCCTGTTGaaccaaaaatgttattttacatgtttctgtttaggAGCAGAGTAACATTAACCTGTGTGAGCCATATTTACTTTGGCGCTTTACTTCCGCTATAAATATTCGGGTTATCTTGATGTTTTCAAACTTGGCAGTCTTGGCAACAAAATCGCCCTGAGTTTACATGAATCTACCACATGCAGCCAGAGTGTAACTCTTAaatttttcagtctgttaaatATTAGCCCTCTATAGGTTAACTGGTACTTTTTAAAGGCTCTGTCAGATTGTTGAAAGCCAGTCAGTAAAGCAGAGTTTGTGTCCACAGATCTTCAAGTCTTGCGGTGCCTTCCACCATAAATTTGGCTCTTTGGGTTCTCGGCCTGGTCAGTTTGATCGTCCAGCTGGGGTTGCCTGTGACAGTCAGAGACGAATCATTGTGGCTGATAAGGACAATCACCGTGTGCAGGTATGAAGGCCCATCTCAGCAAAACTGGTATAAAAAAACATCCGTAACATCTTTAATTTCCTTGCAGGAACAGGATTGTTTGGATAGCCATATCCTCTGAACCCTttaacattataaccacaaactaaCCAATGTCTTAGTGGGATCCTTAGTGGGACCAACACAGTGGAAGGAAAGATGGTTTTCACAATTTTGTCTCAGCGCAACGGAAACATGTgacatgtatttgttttcattacTTTGTAGAATCATCATTTGCTGCAATCCCAGAAACAAATCTTTGGTGGTATGCCTCTATCAGCTTCGCACTTGTAGAAACAGAAATTCCCTTTCACATAGTAAGTCGAAATtagtcaggttggatgggaTTTAGGTCTAGTCTGGCCCCTTCTAACTCAGGgacacactttgatacacactATTCTATCGTAGCTCTGGATGTTTAAGGTCATTGTCCTGGTGGAACGTGAACCTtgaccccagtctcaggtctttgcAGCCTCCTAAAGGTGTTCCTCCCAGTGTTTAcagtagctccatccattttctcatTCCTATGGGGCCATCAGAGTAAATGAGGCTGAATGGAAGtgctaaatgaactgaaaaaggTATAATTTACCCTGCGTTTCAGAGCTATGTGCCACTTAGTGTTGGTTGATCACGTCCTAATTaattacactgaagtttgtgacttcgggacaaaatggcaaaaagttTAATGGGTGGAAATACTTTGGCAGCGTGCTCTAGTTCTTCTTCTGTACATACAAAGCTGCTGAGatttaacacattttccttgcCTGACAGGTGTTTACATTCGAGGGCCAGTTCCTGCTGAAGTTTGGGGAAAAAGGCACCAAGAACGGGCAGTTCAACTATCCCTGGGATGTGGCCGTCAACTCCGAGGGTAAAATCTTGGTCTCGGACACCAGAAACCATCGTGTGCAACTTTTTGCCCCTGACGGCTCCTTCCTCAACAAATACGGCTTTGAAGGGGCTCTGTGGAAACACTTTGATTCTCCCAGAGGAGTAGCCTTTAACCACGAAGACCACCTTGTAGTGACCGACTTCAACAACCACAGGCTCCTGGTCATCCGGCCAGACTGCCAGTCGGCACGCTTTTTGGGCTCAGAGGGCACAGGGAATGGGCAATTTCTGCGTCCCCAGGGTGTTGCCGTGGACCAAGAGAACCGCATCATCGTGGCAGACTCCCGCAACCACAGAATCCAAGTGTTCGAGGCCAACGGAAACTTTTTATGCAAATTTGGCAGTCAGGGGAGCGGCTATGGACAGATGGACCGTCCCTCTGGGGTAGCTGTGATGCCCGACGGTGTCATTGTGGTTGTTGACTTTGGAAATAATCGCATTCTCAagttctaaaagaaaaaaatctataatttttttgtattcTCTCCCTCTGTTTGCTCTTTTTgcagtaattttccacaatgAAGGAAATGGAGAGGAGAGAATCAATCAATAGAAAGTCGGGGAGTTTGGAGAGGACTGAGAACTTgctaaaaagacatttttcccATTCTCTATTTACCAAAACATATATCTAGTTTACACAATGAGAACCTTTCCAAATGGACCCGTAGCTGCTCTCAGTCCTCCTGGATGCCCTTTTTTAAGATCCATCTCAGGGAATTCTTTCACTTGTTGAAATCTCGTACCTTCTGCTCCATACCTACCTCATTTAGCTCTTTATGAATGTACTCATACTCACTGAGCAGAGGTTTTAGTCCGTGaagttttacaaagaagaaacgTCTACCTCTATACATTATTTAAGAGACATAAAAGTAGATTCTTGGGTTGATATTTGCACAGGATTCATGGAATACTTTCTGtgcattttcattttgagtAAACATGAACCTCCTGAATGTTGTTGCTGAGAGGAGACTCAGACCGCTGAAGAGCTGCATGATTGATTCTCATTAGAAAGCTCTGCTCAGAATAAAAAGGCAGGGGTTAGGTAGTATCCTTTCCTGTTTTTTAGacttgttagattttttttcccttcttagACAAGTAGATTGACCCTGTTCTCTATTTAGCTCTGTGGCGTTTGTAATGTCACAATTGCCGAGCAAGACTGTGAGAAGTAAAGCCAAACTCAATGGAATCAGAATTAGCTCAGGTCATCATAAAACTGGTTTGAATGATCAGTTCTTTTCATGCTATGCTAGCTTTGCTGACTAACACTGATCTAATGAATTTATTAATGAGTAGAAATAGAAGTTGTAGAAAATCAGCTCTAAAATGATCTCTGAAAAGAAATATCTGTTGACCATTATCTCTAATCGTATATCACAGAACAGAGATGATGTTTCTGCTGAAGAAAGAGAAATGAATATGCGAAGAAAGAGAGATGAATATGCGAAGAAAGAGAAAGGAATATGCAAAGAAAGCGTTGTCTTCTCCAAACGAGAAGATCCACAGAAAGATTTGAGTTGAATCCGTAGAGATCTCGACATGTTCTTCGTGTTATCGTACAAATGTAATTATAGAAGTGAATGCTACTTTTTAAATGAGGCATGCTGTTTGACAAAAGCCTGTAGAAGTAGACGCCTATATTTGGCCGTCCAGAGGACATTAATGACATCAGATTACAGGCCTATTATAATATAACAATCTCTTGGATTTAGATTGTGGTTTAAAGCCACACACTTTGGCTCCTAGGGCTAAAGATTTAGTGCAGTCCAGTGAGAGGGCACCATCACAAAGCCCTAccctatttatttatccttaGATTTAAGTCAAATAAAAGGAACACCTTCCGATTGAGGGCAAGTAGACAGATTCCTCTAAAGATGGAGGTCTACAGACCAACTACTAGAGTCAACCAAAGTTAGAATTTCTGCACAAAGGCCATCTATAAATTTGGCATTTAAAGGATCTTAATATTCCCCttaacacttttctttaattaaattagCCTAACGTTCTTACAACTCATGGAGTTCAGTTTGTCGCACTGTCTACATTAGGCTTTGAGGAAATGGAGTGCTTGGGTCCCAGGTCATTGAGTACTTCCTCTCCCAGCCAAGACGAAGGCCCCGGCTGTGGGAGCAAAAGGAGTAAGTTTGACCTGCAGAGGTGCTCATTTGGAAAGCGGAGAATACCCGCACCAAAGAGAAACCCTTGGATTTATTGCCTAAGCTCGTTCAGCAACGCCATAGTTTTATCAAATTAGACTCAGAGTAGCTTCTCAGATTAGCCTTCTATCTACCCGCTTACCTTCATCCCTACTGATAGATGTGACTTCTTTGAGGTGCAGCCAATCCCCTCGCCCATCGATATTTGTTCCTCTGGCAGCACTCAACAATTTAAGGCTCTGCAAGCTAGTTTCTCTGCctgacatgaaaaaaaaaatctacaaaaaaaaaaaaaatctttagacTGATTCTCACTTCTGAGAGGAAGATTGTCTGCACAACTTGGAGATTTGGGTCCACGTATCTCCGATAACTTTTACCTCACTGTTTTTTACTTCTTTTCTCAAATACCTCAACTTCTGAATACCTCAAGTTTTGTCCCTCATGGTTACGGTGCATATAAACATTATAATACCTCAATTTAGTATTCCTACTGAATACCTCAGCTTTACTCTTTttgaaggattttttttcttcacacatATCTCCTCGTTTGACGGTTCAGCACAAGGACCAAAGATCATTGTACTGTTTTGAGTTGAAACAGAACTTGTATAAACAGCTTTTGTGTCTGCTTAACCTGCTGTAACCTGCATGATTAAATTattgccttttttatcagcaacaAAACAAATCGTTCCGACACGAGCATTGTGCCAAAATGATCTGTGAGAGTTCTGTGCCAAAACGGGATTGGCATTTGGACCACGATGTTGTAGACAGAAGTGTCACTGGACCATTATACTGAAAGGTTAAATCGGAGCAAATGAGGATAAATCCTCCTCCTCTGGTTCGGATGCACTTAATAGGGCTGGGCCCCATTGATCTTTACCTCACACCGATTTTGAACATACAGGTCTCCATGTGGGATATGCCGCTGTGTGCCAGGGATGAGAAAAAAATTGGTCTCTCTTAAAGAACTAACAGCTCAAAGTGTCAGCCATTAAATGTACATGAATTACCTCAAATTTCAGCACAATTGACCAATTTATCAGTGTGGATTTTTAGGATGCTTGATGTTGGT
This genomic window contains:
- the trim71 gene encoding E3 ubiquitin-protein ligase TRIM71 isoform X1 gives rise to the protein MASFPDSDLQTCPLCKELCGSSAPISSSSSTSSSSSHTSNSSNHATKRLHVLPCLHAFCRQCLEGQRSPSDPLKLRCPTCDQKVSISEAGVDSLPSSNFLFSNLLDVVVSSEDQIQNKNGHHHLGGLIGGSSGFHPSHGSLLHTQHMGEPQCSSCDEENPATSHCLDCQEYLCDNCVRAHHRVRLTKDHFIERLGESLRLSRVNPNSGMGQPRVSVSLAQSLQNNFALLSLFQDRMSFCQHHDSEVFLFFCETCSVPICRECSVGRHIGHTFVYLQDAVQDYRAITIQLLADAQQGRQAVQLSMEKVQAMAEQVEIKAKVVQTEVKALVLRHKKALEERECELLWKVEKIRQVKAKSLYLQVEKLHQSLTKLDSTIAAVSQILDEGHHLDVLLARERMLTQIHELKSLRSLLQPQEDDRFMFTPPDQALHIAIQSMGLISSGAFAPVTKAHGEGLKNVLRGKPASFTVIGYDHDGEPRLSGGDPISAMVMSVADGSLSAVEVTDHQNGSYTVSYLPKTEGEHLVSVLVCNQHIQGSPFKVTVKSGRSYGSLGSQVSSFGCEGEGDGQLCRPWGISVDKEGYVVVADRSNNRIQIFKSCGAFHHKFGSLGSRPGQFDRPAGVACDSQRRIIVADKDNHRVQVFTFEGQFLLKFGEKGTKNGQFNYPWDVAVNSEGKILVSDTRNHRVQLFAPDGSFLNKYGFEGALWKHFDSPRGVAFNHEDHLVVTDFNNHRLLVIRPDCQSARFLGSEGTGNGQFLRPQGVAVDQENRIIVADSRNHRIQVFEANGNFLCKFGSQGSGYGQMDRPSGVAVMPDGVIVVVDFGNNRILKF
- the trim71 gene encoding E3 ubiquitin-protein ligase TRIM71 isoform X2, which gives rise to MASFPDSDLQTCPLCKELCGSSAPISSSSSTSSSSSHTSNSSNHATKRLHVLPCLHAFCRQCLEGQRSPSDPLKLRCPTCDQKVSISEAGVDSLPSSNFLFSNLLDVVVSSEDQIQNKNGHHHLGGLIGGSSGFHPSHGSLLHTQHMGEPQCSSCDEENPATSHCLDCQEYLCDNCVRAHHRVRLTKDHFIERLGESLRLSRVNPNSGMGQPRVSVSLAQSLQNNFALLSLFQDRMSFCQHHDSEVFLFFCETCSVPICRECSVGRHIGHTFVYLQDAVQDYRAITIQLLADAQQGRQAVQLSMEKVQAMAEQVEIKAKVVQTEVKALVLRHKKALEERECELLWKVEKIRQVKAKSLYLQVEKLHQSLTKLDSTIAAVSQILDEGHHLDVLLARERMLTQIHELKSLRSLLQPQEDDRFMFTPPDQALHIAIQSMGLISSGAFAPVTKAHGEGLKNVLRGKPASFTVIGYDHDGEPRLSGGDPISAMVMSVADGSLSAVEVTDHQNGSYTVSYLPKTEGEHLVSVLVCNQHIQGSPFKVTVKSGRSYGSLGSQVSSFGCEGEGDGQLCRPWGISVDKEGYVVVADRSNNRIQIFKSCGAFHHKFGSLGSRPGQFDRPAGVACDSQRRIIVADKDNHRVQVFTFEGQFLLKFGEKGTKNGQFNYPWDVAVNSEGKILVSDTRNHRVQLFAPDGSFLNKYGFEGALWKHFDSPRGVAFNHEDHLVVTDFNNHRLLVIRPDCQSARFLGSEGTGNGQFLRPQGVAVDQENRIIVADSRNHRIQVFEANGNFLCKFGSQGSGYGQMDRPSG